One Cyanobacteriota bacterium genomic region harbors:
- the rnc gene encoding ribonuclease III, translating into MTHELLIFKNQQLLQQALTHRSYVKEHPGTIGDNERLEFLGDAILTFLCAEYLYHRYPGVQEDVMTRRRAALVDEQQLAQFALDIGLGPLMRLGRGVIRDGGLQNFNLLSSTFEAVVGAYYLDKDSDIGAVRVVIERLFDSVPDEVMVSRSAIDVKNQLQEWAQANLAGTLPHYVTEKSGGLEHAPLFMATVFLNNQSYGQGEGRTKKEAEKRAAEAAIAYLKRQGLL; encoded by the coding sequence TGAACTTCTCATCTTCAAAAATCAGCAGCTACTTCAGCAAGCCCTGACCCACCGTTCTTATGTTAAGGAGCATCCAGGCACAATTGGTGACAACGAACGGCTTGAGTTTTTGGGCGATGCTATCTTGACCTTTTTGTGCGCTGAATATCTATACCATCGTTATCCTGGCGTACAAGAGGATGTCATGACTCGTCGGCGCGCCGCCCTCGTGGACGAGCAACAACTGGCTCAGTTTGCTCTAGATATTGGTCTGGGGCCACTCATGCGCCTTGGCAGAGGAGTTATTCGAGATGGTGGTCTCCAAAATTTCAACCTGTTGAGCAGCACCTTTGAAGCTGTAGTCGGTGCCTACTACCTAGACAAGGATAGTGACATTGGTGCTGTTCGAGTCGTGATTGAGCGATTATTTGATTCAGTGCCCGATGAGGTTATGGTTTCTCGATCGGCCATTGACGTAAAAAACCAACTCCAAGAGTGGGCACAGGCCAACCTCGCTGGTACCCTGCCGCACTACGTTACAGAAAAATCAGGTGGCCTAGAGCACGCCCCCCTATTTATGGCCACTGTCTTTCTCAACAACCAATCCTACGGACAAGGGGAAGGACGTACTAAAAAAGAAGCTGAAAAACGGGCTGCTGAAGCTGCCATTGCTTACCTAAAACGTCAAGGCTTGCTCTAG